GCGGCCTTCTGCGCTGCGACGGTGCTTTCCCAACGCGGATTGCGCCCGCCCGGCTGATAGTCATGGCCAGTGAAAATCCTGGTGTCATTAGGCAGGGCCAGAATATCCTGCATGGACTTCCACAGCATATGCGCATCGCCGCCGGGAAAATCAGCCCTCGCCGTACCGCTATCAGGCATGAACATCGTGTCATGCACGAAGGCCGCATCGCCAATGACATAGGTGACGGAGGCCAGCGTATGCCCCGGCGAAAACATCACCTTCGCATCAATGGAGCCGAGCTTGAAGGTCTCACCATGGCTGAATAGCCGGTCCCACTGCGACCCATCGGTTTTCAGTTCCGGCCAATTGTAGATGCCCTTCCAAAGCCTCTGTACATCGGTGACATGCGCGCCGATTGCCGTCGGCGCGCCGGTCTTGCCCTTCAGATAGTCGGCAGCAGAAAAATGATCAGCATGGGGATGGGTGTCGAGAATCCAGGCGACCGTCAGCCCCTCCTCCTCGATATGGCGAAGGATGCGATCAGCATTCACGGTCGAGGTCTGGCCGGATTTCTCATCATAATCCAGCACCGGATCGATGATGGCGCAGACTTTCGTTGCGGGGTCTGAGACCACATATTGCACACTCCAGGTGCGCGGATCAAAGAAGCCCTTGACCTGCGGACGGCGCGCGGCCCGGCGGTGGAGCCAGGCGACGGCAGCGCTCAGATCCATGCCATGAGCAGAACCGAAAGATGAGACCTCGTCCACGCTCATCTCACCATTCAACACCGCGCCCAGCACATGCAGGGTCAGTGCCCGCAAGCCGCTGCGGCAATGGGCAAAGACCTTCGTGTCACCTTGGGTGACTGCCCGGAAAGCCAACACGTCAGCCTCAGTAATATCGGCCATGGTGACCGGGATGAAATGATAGTTCAAACCTGCCTTTTCCGCTGCCTCGCCCTCGGCTTTCGTGCCGGGCGCTCCTTCTTCGGCATCAGGGCGTAAATTGATGAGCGTGGTAAACCCGTCGGCCGCGAGTGCGGCAATCTCGTCCATGGAAGGCTGGCTGGAAATGGTAAACGTATCGGAGATGTGGTTCGGCATGGTGGCTCGCCTTCTATCAATATACAATATCATATAATGTATATTGATAAAAGGCGCAAGAGCCAGTATGACGCAGGCATAGCGTCCTCAGCTTCTAAAAACCATTGCTTGTTTGCCTTGGTCGGAACAGCTTTCCCGACCGCGCCCCTCAGGCCAGATTGAGCGCCGCCCATTGCAGCAGCATGATGGTCTTGCCATCAACGATGTCGCCCCGCTCGATCATCGAAATCGCATCAGCAAGCGGCACTTCCACCAGTTCCAGATCTTCGTGTTCGGCTTCCAGCCCGCCGCCGAGCGACAGTTTTTGCGCCTCATCGACTTGTGAATAGAAGAAGTGGATCTTTTCCGTCACCGCTCCCGGCGACATATAGGCGGTGAACAGGAAACGTGGCGCGGCAATGTGATAGCCCGTCTCCTCCTCGACCTCGCGGGTCACGGCCTT
The nucleotide sequence above comes from Agrobacterium vitis. Encoded proteins:
- the blh gene encoding bifunctional sulfur transferase/dioxygenase Blh — protein: MPNHISDTFTISSQPSMDEIAALAADGFTTLINLRPDAEEGAPGTKAEGEAAEKAGLNYHFIPVTMADITEADVLAFRAVTQGDTKVFAHCRSGLRALTLHVLGAVLNGEMSVDEVSSFGSAHGMDLSAAVAWLHRRAARRPQVKGFFDPRTWSVQYVVSDPATKVCAIIDPVLDYDEKSGQTSTVNADRILRHIEEEGLTVAWILDTHPHADHFSAADYLKGKTGAPTAIGAHVTDVQRLWKGIYNWPELKTDGSQWDRLFSHGETFKLGSIDAKVMFSPGHTLASVTYVIGDAAFVHDTMFMPDSGTARADFPGGDAHMLWKSMQDILALPNDTRIFTGHDYQPGGRNPRWESTVAAQKAANPHLANTDEAGFVALRQARDRTLPMPKLILHALQVNVLGGRLPEPEENGHRYLKIPLDVLEGAAW
- a CDS encoding NUDIX domain-containing protein → MSKFDATSITIVEDKTLWKGWSHLRKMVFDYAKPDGTTQRLSWEVFDRGHAVAILLHDPSKKTLLLVRQFRIPAYMMGDKPFLLEVPAGMTDGEDAEKAVTREVEEETGYHIAAPRFLFTAYMSPGAVTEKIHFFYSQVDEAQKLSLGGGLEAEHEDLELVEVPLADAISMIERGDIVDGKTIMLLQWAALNLA